The DNA region CCCCCCACACCCTTCGAAATATGTGTGATCTTAAAAGTTTATAATGGAGCACCGTACAAGAGCCATGGATCTCCCCAACGGGGAAATTCCACGAGAGGAAATTATGTTAATGTAAGGAGCAGAAATTGAGAGCTCACAGAACCAGCCAATGGGATGGTGCCACGATGGCAAAAAAAGTGTGACACTGTAACCTTAGACGACCACATGGGAACTGCTATAAGTAGCATATATGAATGAGTGACTGAATGCCCCTGCACAGAAGAGATTTGAGGAGAGAAAACTGGAAAGATTGTCACCGTTCACCAGCTAGCCACAGATATTGAGATCAGGCAGGCGGCAATATTAGATGGATGAGATATGGAAGCTACCAAAGAAGGAAGATTCAACGTCTTCTTCCAAGTCTCTATTTGCAAGGAGTTCTTCAATAAAAAGCTCTTCTTCTAAATCTGCTTTCTCCCGGAGTTATTCAACGAGGAGCTCTTCTTCAAAGTCGCCTCTCCTGAGGAGCTTTTCCCAGAAAGCATCCTCTCCCAAGTGCCCTCTTGAGAAGAGCTCTTCTTCCATCAGCAGAAAGTGTAGTAGCCTGGCAAAGGAGCAGAAGGCCAGGTTTTACATCATGAGGCGCTGCGTCGCCATGCTTGTCTGTTGGCACAAGCATGGTGATTCTTGATACTTTTTTACCTTCTTTGTGCGGGATGGGTCATAAATTTTCTTGCCATCCGATCAAGAAGAGATTGGtgtcatatttttcatttactttaGATTCAATCCCTTTGTAATTACAATTGAGTTGATGAACTACAAAGTTTTACACAttgaaaggagagagagagagagaacatcaAACAGATTTTCACTTACAATATTTCCtctgatgtgtttgttttttggtattttaaatcaaatctcAACACTATATATTTGTTTCCCCCACTTGGAGTGGTGTTAGGTACTAAATTTCATGGcctttttcatcattttgtttccttttttttttttttcttcttctttttgttttgatgaGAGAGAGATTCGCTTGGGCTGTTGAAACTGCCAATATAATATAAGACATTGTTAGTATTTGGATCTGCATTGGAAATGCAAGCCACCTTTCCACCTTTGAGAAAAAGGGAAGTGGAGTGTGGGTTCTCTTAAAAGTGACACCTAACCAAATTAACTTATTCCTCGAAGGGTTTTGTACACAGTGTTAGGGCTCGTTTGAGTGTGCATTTGAGAagtccaaaaatatatttaacacttaaaaagtcagtttgaaaaaaaaaaaaggtatctgtttgataaaaaaatttgaaagcacttttaatgatttaaaaatggccaaaacgcacttttgaaaaaagtttaaaaataaagcttttaccaaaaatgttttcgactttaaatttcaatttctcaaacacaattccaagcATACTCTTAGTAATATTAGAAAATagttaaattacaattaatattCTTTAAAATTAGTCATAAACTACAAATGGTCTGTTTAAGAGTGCGTTTAAGGGGTCTAAATGTGTATTTAACCCTCAAAAAGTCCgcttgaagaaaaaagaactcgtttggtaaaaaaatataaagagtttttaagggttcaaaaagccaaaatacacttttgacaaaaaaatattttttgacttaaaatgtctatttctcaaacacaatttcaatcccaaacatgcCATAAATAGGTGATAATTCATATTGGCAGAGTGGAAAATGGAGCACGACAGCTAGGCTCACCTTGGGTCCATGTGTAATGCTTGGGTTTCACATAATGAAAAGACTATCCCACAACCCACTGGTGGCCACATAACTTGTGGCAAACGACGTGGATTCAATGCATCATGAAGATAAAAATCCGACATCAATCTCTACTCGTGCTCGTCCATCCACAACATGTCTTGTCATCCCATAATATTTCAGCTCCAATTTCTTATCAATCCATACAGAgaagcatatatatgattgttGATATTCATTAGAAAGTATCTATGGCcctcaatttttgacacattccgctaattcaacacaacatttctgattcatttaattaaatggttttgATTAGAGTTGATCTATTTAGGATT from Corylus avellana chromosome ca10, CavTom2PMs-1.0 includes:
- the LOC132164523 gene encoding small polypeptide DEVIL 13-like, with translation MDEIWKLPKKEDSTSSSKSLFARSSSIKSSSSKSAFSRSYSTRSSSSKSPLLRSFSQKASSPKCPLEKSSSSISRKCSSLAKEQKARFYIMRRCVAMLVCWHKHGDS